Below is a window of Vicugna pacos chromosome 20, VicPac4, whole genome shotgun sequence DNA.
ACACAATCTACTCCTTTAACTGCTCAGATCCAATACTTTGTATGAGTTATGGGAGAAGCTCCTACAAGATGCTAGTGGGCTTCTACATGTGGGGGGAGCTTAGAAGAGGACCAACACGGCAGCAGATCTTACCACCATGGCAGCTGGTCTTATGTCCACAAACTAGATTCATCATCTCCCTCTGCTATCTATTCTTTATTCCCCTCCGCCTTAGCTAGAACTTCTACTGGTCTCTGGGGTTAACTCTGTGGCATGATTTAGAAGTGTCTGAGCCCCTGATCATTATACTTTTCTTAAGTCAAGCGCATTGCACTTGATCATTTACTATTACAATTAGACAAAAAGGTATACTTCTTGGTGTGCATTCTGTACTCCTTGGTGGAAGCATTTCCCTTTGGAAACTGGAACCCCTAAACTTACAGAGTCCATAATTGTGGAATAAAGAAACACAGATTTTCAAGTGAGTCATTGGAAATCATGGTAAGCGGGGCCACTGCTGTTTCACTCCTTGGTTTCCAGACCCATGTGTCTTCCAAATGGGGACACAGTtccatataaatataattaatttaaagTATGCACTGGGTGGTAGAAGATGGCACTGCATCTGAGCTGACATTTTGGGTGTGCCTTCAACATGTCACTCCATGACTTTAATAGGTCATTTCATGATAGTGTAATACATTATATGGCCAGTAGTTTCCATGGTCATGTGTTCACTTCCATGCTTCCTTTGCTAGTAAGTGGGCCTTCTGACATAATGGTATGTGGGAGCTCATGCTGCTGAATCAAACACTGTAAAAACCTTTAGATAGTAGTGCTGGCTAAGGACTCGTGGCTAAGACAAACCCATAGCTAGAGTGTATTGTTTCTTCCAAtgtttaatgaaataagtcagagaaaggcaaatactgtattgttcacttacatgtggaatctaaaaaataaaagtaatatatgaaTATAACACAACAGAAAGAGATAAGGGGTattgagaacaaactagtggttaccagagcagggacaggaggagggcAAGATTGGGGTAAGGAattaggaggtacaaactactttgcataaaataagctaaaatgatatattgtacagcacagggaatatagtcaatattttataacaactttaaatggagcatattctataaaaatattgaatctctatgttgcacacctgaaactaatataatattgaatcaactatacttcaataaaacaaaaattttaaaaattaaagtaatatGTCAGAATACATAAAAGCATAGCTGTCAGGAAATATGCAAGCTGAGAACCTGCAGCTTTGGCTGACTGAGAGATTTAAgacccttttatttttaaaccacaaATCACAAGGGTTTCCTGTTTTGcttagtctttttttgttttgttttaatcttaagccatcttatttttaaaatacatggatTCATTTGAAGTTCATGTCATTTGTCTGGGCAACTACTAGACAGCTCTTTCCCACAGTATGGTCCTAGGTagtctgcatcagaatcacctaagGTGTTACTTAAAATGCCCATCCCAGAGCACAGTCAGACATTTTAAATCAGAAATTCTGAATATTAAACACAAGTATTTTAATTTGTAACAAGTACACCATGTGAATCTTAAAAATTCTAAAGTTTGAGGAACTGTTCCTCCCCTTCTTGCTGCTGTCATTTACTGGTATCAtaacctctctccctctcacacaTTTACATTTTAGCGTCAGGCACACAGTTCTCCTCTATACCAAAGGCCCTGCTATCATTCCAGGTTATGTCAAAGTAAGATGAACTTCGAATATGCCTGGTCCCCTGTTTCTATCTCCAAAGGCACTTATCACCTGTCAACCTCAGATACTCATCACTATGTCCACACCAGGAACTTAGGCATTCCTAAAGCTGCTCCAGCTCTACAAtcttaaagtaaaattttagCCAAAAACCCCTTTGTCCTTCTAGATTTCTCCTCAATTACTCCCTTTATTCTTTGCAACTGAGAGGAAGAAgaacaaaatgatttttaaattattgttctcTCAAAGACAATGAGAAATTATATCCTCAAAGTATTAGTGTTGCTATTATTTCTGACCAGTTTAATTTTGGTTTGAGTTTTGTAATGCTTTTTTAACTTTCCAAATAAATGTTTAGAAAATTTTGACATGAAATCTCCAAATCAGAAATAAGTGGTACAGTTTACCAGCAGAGGAAAATGGGAGGGAATAGGGCCTGATACTAGTGCCATCTAGACATATAGTAGGTTTCAGCAGATGGGAGGCACACTTGATTAGACAATCCATACAGGAGAGTCAACAATTTATATCCATGATTTCAGTGAAACACATTGGAGTAGTGGACACTTATAGACAACAGCTAAAAAGCAGCATAAATAAATCTTTGGTGGGAAATACTCAAAAGTCAAAAGGTGTGTGGTATGGTGATCAGCCCTAGGCAGGAGTTGAAGAAGAAGTCTCTTTCCATTAAgatgataaattaaaaatatgttggTTAATATTTTTGTGTACCATTTGACTGTAAGCACCATGACGTTGATGACCTCCTATAAGCATTAAATATGGAGCATCTAGTACATAATAGCTGcctaataaaaatcaataaatgtctctaagacaaatgagtaaGAATTGAATGTaatgaaaagaaagacatttgTTTACAACAGTGACTCAGAATGAAGAAAAAACCCAGAAGTCTATTCCTATAATTGGGAGCCAAGAATATTGGGGCTCAAACTAAGAAACTTGGATATAAGATTGAAGAGCAGCAGCACCAGGGAGCAGTAAATGTGGACTTCTGCTTGGTAAACACTTTGTCACTGGGGATTTCTAGGCGCACTACACATCAACAAAGGACATACTGAGGCAAGGAGGCAGAAGTAACTCAGAGCCAAGAGCCACCAATTAGATTACATGAGTGTTTCTTACAAAGTCTCTATCTGAAAGCGTTAGGAACCTTGTTGGGAATAGATGTTTAGATGAAAGAAGTGGTTGGGCTTACAGGAAAATAGAACAAAGGAAAAGAGTAAGTGGAAAGGCATGAAACACGTGGCTAGGTCTTTCATTTtgcaagtttgtttttcttttgttgccccAATTCAATTGCTATTATGTGCACTTTAATATgactattaaaaatattcatttctctaTCATACTGTGCCTAAATCAGCACCATGAAGAAAATAAGGCTTAATCAATGATTGATGAATGGAACTGAAATTCACGCTTGAACAAAATGCAGCTCTTTCCCTATTACTTTAGAGTTGGGAGGTACAGCTTGAGCTTTTCATGACGAGGTTATTCTCTTTTCAGGTTAAGTAAAAACCCAATATGTGTCAACCTCTTTAGTTATTCTGAATATCCCAGGCCCTCCTCCCTAGTCTTTTTAGTGCCCCCTTTACCTCTTTGTTCCTTAGAGTATAGATGAGCGGGTTAAGAGTCGGAGTTACAACAGTGTAGAAAAGGGTGAGAAACTTGCCTTGTTCATGAGCATAGCGACTCTTGGGTTGAAGATAGACAGCTGTGACAGTGCCATAGAAGAGGGAGACCACAAGAAGATGAGAAGTGCAGGTGCCAAATGCTTTCTTCTGTCCTGCAGTTGACTTTATTCTCAGCACAGCTTTAGCAACAGCACCATAAGAGGCAAGGATAATGAtcaagggcaccaccaggagaaTAATACTGGCTACGAACATCCTGATTTCAACGTAGATGGTGTCTGCACTGGAGACTTGAATGAGGGCTGGGACTTCACATACAATGTCATCCACTGTCTGGTGGGAGCAGAAGGGTAACTGGAAGGTAGCAGGAGACTGGATCAGAGACTGAATCAGGCCAGTCCCCCATGCAAAGATGGCCAGCTGCAGGCAAAGTTTTGGGTGCATGATAGTGGTGTATTTTAGTGGATGACACACTGCCACATAGCGGTCCAAAGCCATGACCACAAGAAGGACACATTCAGTGGCCCCAAGCCACAAGAAGACATAGAGTTGAACAGCACAGCCAATATAGCTTATAGTCTTTTCTGGACCCCAGAAATTAACCAACATCTGTGGAACACAACTGCTGGTGAAACAGAGATCCAGCAGGGAGAGGTTGGAAAGAAAGTAGTACATTGGGATATGGAGTTTGGGATCCTTCAAGGAGACAAAAATTACAACCATATTTCCTGCAGTGGTCAAGCCATAAAAGATCAGAATTACCCAAAAAAGTATCTTTTCCAAATATGGCTTGTCAGAGAAGCCCAGAAGGATAAAATCACGGTGGCTGTCATTGCAAATTGTGAACATGGTTTCTGGAGCAATTGCCTCTTCAGGGAATGGTTCAAAAGTAGTTCCTCAAAGGCCTGTGATAGTTCTGGTACAGAGACAGGAAGAGGGGCAGTATGAATTATTTGATGACTTTGTACTCAAGGATGAGATTTGGCGTCCTTATTTTGGGAAAACAATACAAAGTTTAGTGACCTGTTTTAATCTTTAATACCCATCACTCGTTTACACTATTTTTCTCTTCCTCGTTTACACCTcttcatatgttttctttttaggaCTCTGCATTATAAATAACATGTAAAACATATTAAACACACCTATTAGTCAAAATAtctttactaaatattttataagatgATTTCATCTTTGGTCTCAAAGACTACATTTACAGCATTTACTACATggtttttatatacattatagtTGAATCGTATTCTCTTActacttctttctttattcattttgtcCTCTTATTTCTCTGGGTCTGTATCTCAGTTTATCTGAATATCTTTCTCCCaagtttctcccttccctttcatcTCACCTATCCTTcaatcccctttctctcctcttctatctccctttctcttcttcattcCTCCTATCcactttctcttttgatttctgaatTTGAAATCTTGCTCAGCCACCTTATACTATGTGATCTTAGGAAACTtactttaattttctcttcttaccCTAGTCTTTTCCTTAGATGTTctatttagaaaatggaaggaaatcaTAGAACCTACCTATCCTTGTTGGAGAAAATGTGAAAGCAGagggaaaatattaaaacaaataaataaacaaaacccaaagagtTCCTGGCCACATATATCTGTTCAATGTATGTTAGCTATAATTAACATGATTATGATCATAATTATAAACTATTCAAATGATTGTTCCAGATGCAAAATGTCAAAATATATAGGCAAGGTTTTAAAGGTTATTAGTGATGATATTTTTTACAAAGTAATATGCTATCTGTACATTATATTTTTGCCAAAGAATTGAAAGTAATTGTATCCACTTTCCTACCATTATAAATTATCCACCTTTAGAGTGAAGAGCAGACATATCTGTTTTTAATGTGCTTTCTTCCCATAAATTATGAGATTGCAAAACAAATTTGTAAAATGTACTatcttttattcatcttttcagtAGGTCAAAAAAGTTTTAAGGAAATATTGTTTTTACTCAAACATTGGCATTTTCCCtattatattaaagaaaaatggtaGCAgagctgtttttccttccttttttctttatttttccactgtggctattgttttaaaaaacctctgtgttctcttccttcactttcctccttctctgtttcctacattttttCTATTCCTACAGCATAACAAAATCTGTTAGCTCTTCAAGTTTCTTTATAAAGCACTTTTTATATTTCCAAGTGTTTAGTTTACCATAAGCTTTTGCAAAGGGAGTCTCCCAACAGAACTCATTGAATGAAAATAATCAATGCTAATGGGTTTGAACAGATTTTACAAAACTATGTGCTTCAGTAACTCCCTTGAATTTTAAACTCATGGCTCCCTTCTCTTATCCAAATTAATATGCCCGATGAAGTCTGATTTACGccaatatttaaacaaaaaatattccttttccaaaacatttttcAGTTTACCAAGTatcaataaattattaaaattctgATGGTGAATTCCAGCTACTATTTCCATCACTTTATTTATAGTCTATCCCTTATTTTAAGCATTCCATAAACATGGATTTGCGAAAATGTACCTATAATCAATGGATAGAGAGAAATTTTAGAGATACATAAACAAAACTGACATGGATAATCAACAGCAGCAGCATAGATGCTTCATTCTCATCATGTAATTGCAAAGTGAATTAGCTTACTtaattttcaccaaaaaaaaaaagcctgaatcATCTTCCTGTGTTTTATCAACAATTGtgctatatatttttaatcacttttaaatAATCCTAAGAATGatagagaaagtaaagaaaatcaGATACTtggaaataaagttgaaaaattttaagtgacATAAAAATAACACATTGTGTCAAATGGACCACGCAAGCCAGGATTCTAAGAAAAATTAAGACACAATCTGATATTTACAATCTATTATATAGTCATACATGACAGGTGAATTCTAAATACCAGTTTATTGCAGTTTCAACAACATAATAATATACCATGGAGATATTTATCTAAAGTTTTTACATCAGTAtatgtttttgcttttaaagagCTTGCTGGAAGTTATTTCCCAAATATTCTGGCCCAGTAGTTTCCTATCTGTCCATCCtacatttaccttttttttttaaacattttttattgatttataatcattttacaatgttgtgtcaaattccagtgtagagcccaatttttcagttatacatgaacatatatatattcattgtcatatttttttctctctgagctaccataagatcttgtatatatttccctgtgctatacagtatacattTACCTTCTTGTTGTTGCCAGTGGATGTAACCAGTGTTCTAGGTTCTTGTCctatcccagaaagaattcataGACAAGATGtagtaaaaaataaagtgaaaatttactaaaggatggatagtacactctcaaggggagagcaggcaggctcaggtaaGTGGCTGCCccaagtttctttggcaagttggttacacagagtgtaaaaatgaatgggcagaatattcattagggagggaagggtctgaggtcatattccctgattttcatcccaattccaccttcccaaagggaggagggatttttgtccttatttagcctGGATAGGAAGTGCCATGGTGTCGGttcatgatgggtacttctaatctgcaagactAACTTTATTGAAATGAgaacataatgagcaaaaggttacattcagacactggagattcctgcgttttcccacctttctttgttggcctccaggccacttaTCACCCCCaaaggtgtgaccacttatcagcccagagtttcctgcttttcctcctctgcccaggaACCCCTGGTGCTTATGTGATGTATGGTTTACTGCATTTGGTCCATgcctctcctttctgcccagtttcTGCCATTTCGTgtatgtccccctttctctgctcatttctagCTATCTGCCTCCTCTAACACTATCATGAATCATATTTGACTGTATCCACACACTAGTAGATTTATTTGAAGTTCTCTCAGTCAGTAGTTCTCATGTGTACAGGATATTAATCTAAAAGAACACTGAAGCACAAATATTTTGCAGGGCATTAATACGCACATGATCTCTCATGTCTCATATTTGTGTTTAACTCAGATTCTCTTTACTGGAAAATCCGTATTGCTCTCTGagtctctattcttttttctgtgccattattcctttattttctatAGAATTTTTGCAAACTAGAGTTGAAATGTTAGCCCTTTGGTCATGAATCTGAGTCTGATATTTCAGTAGAAGAACAAAGTTTGATGTGTTAAAAAATCTCAGAGTCTTGTAGATTTTTTCATTATCAAAACCAAACTGCCTCCTATTCCACCCTGTGGCATTCATTCACTTTCAGTAAATCTGGTTTGTATTCCTTGTATGTTAGGATTATTCATCCTTTcctggttttcctttttaaattttttaacagtagTGCCTATAGATCTACTTCTATTTATATGTCTATGTATCAATTCAGTGATCTTGTATCTCTGTTTCCTTCTAATCACTAATCATTGGACAAGACGTATTTTACCCTTGGAGCAACTATTCTCAAAAGATTCTTGGATGGGAAGAGAGAGTCTTAGTTTAGCTGATATTCATAATGCAAAATATAAGAACTCTCTTCACCTCTTCTTTTGAGATCGTCTTTTTCTCAAAAACATCAATTTCCCTATGATGTTCCTTtagctcccctcctctgcctctcagAACAGTACATGGAGGAGTTTTTGCTGAGAGCTGGTGCACCATAATTCCTATGGTTACAAATGCAGATATAATATTTACATCTCACCTTCTAAAATAGATGCCTCTGGTGAAGTGTATCTCAACTCCACAGCCCACTTCTGATTTCAGCAGAGCTGCAACGGACAGTTCTGTGTGAACTCAGATTCATCTCATACACACTGACAATTACCTAACTCAAGCACTTTGTATATGTCTTTCCTGATTGCCCCAAGGCCTCATCTGACACTGTGGGAGTCCATTTGGCACACAGACAAATGCCACCCAGAAATGCAGGAGATTTAATAACCCCAGGGGAAACCTTCAAACAAAGGAGGATAGTAGTTGCAGATAAGCGTTCCAGCAAACCTTCCTTCAGTGAAAAAGTCCTATTTGCGTTTCAGGAGATCCCTGGAGAACTGAGCTCCCATGGCAAAACCTGTCTAATATAACATTATGTTATATTTCTTTCTTGTCTCTCTCATTCTTCCTGCTCCCTCACTCATTATTCCTGAAATCCCTTCACAAATCAGTTATTTtaacttaataatttttttactCAGTCTCTGCTTTCAGGAGGACCTTAATAGAGCTCATACTGGAAGTGGCACTAGAAAGCAGACTCTCAGACAAGTACTCGGAAAATAAATCACTCACCAGTGAGAATACAAGTCCTCCTTTGATAGGGGTAAATGGAATAGTGGTAACACTTAGCTTGCTGTAACATCAATATTACTAATATTCTTGCCTGCATGGTTTGTGATGAGGTATAGGTAGAAGGAGAAGCATTGGGGTATATGGTGCATCTAGCCCTTGAAAGATATGAGGATAATTATACTTAGACTATGGTCAGCTTTGCTGGCTTTCATTGACTATCTTGGTAACCTTGAAGAAAAAGAGTAGCATGCTCTAGTCAGTCAGCCAATAATCTACCTAGGGCTGTGGTTCTCTAACTGTTCATTAAAATGTAGATTTCTGGCCCCCACACCCAGAGTTTATGATTCCCTAGGTTTGGGGTGAGGCCTCAAATTGGCATTTATAAAATGattgaatgatgatgatgatgttggttGATGATGATGTTACAGGTCCAGGGAGCACATCTTGAGAACCACTAACTAGGGAATGCTATAAAAGCAAGTAAACGTCCGTGGAATCATTTAAAGAAATTCTCATATCCTGCTTAGGAAAGAGTGTTGAAAATCAGACCCAGGACTTGCTTATAAGGCTCACAGGACTGCAAAGGAGATAAAATGTACATTTCAATAGACCGTTTATATTAAAGTCAAGATCCTAAAAGGAAGAAGTCAGACCTTTACACCTAGGATGATGAATATCTGTACAATTGCACCTCAAAAACTTGAATGTCCAGATTTCTCTGAACTTTCCAAACTGATAGAAGCAGTCTCCTCCCTCTTGATAAAGGAGAGAAGCCACCCCTACCTGGAGATCATGTAAAATTGTTCGTTGCAAGATGATACAGACCTTCTCACAATCTCTTCTTGCCTAAACTCATCACCTCCAGAGCAATAACTATAACCCTGCTATAAAAGAAAATAGCTTATTATAACATCTGCAGGACCTGGCCAACACATATTATCAGGAACCTCTCTTAGGAGAGGAGTAGAATATAAAGCTGGATATGGGAAAGTTTATAGACATGAGAACACTCTCCCAACTCCTGAAAAAGAATACTGGATCCAGTTCTAATATATTACAGGGACATCTTACcaaaaatttgacaaaattatATCTACAGTAAATGCAATGTTGCTGTAGCTCCCTTGACAGAACACTGAAGTGTCAAAAGGATCAGAGTTAGGAATGTtggaatatatttattatgtgcACAGAATCTATCACCTAACTACACTACCTGTGATGTCCCAGAGGACACTCTACTAAGAGAGCAATAAATGTACTAGTTAAAGAGGCAAAATATCTTTGATATGCTTAATGTCCTCTATAGACCAGGGTTGACAATAGCAGATGCTTTCAGAgaactaccagtctaaagcaagtaGATACAGTAAATGGTTAACACACTTGAAAAAATAGGATAACTACAAATCAGAAACATACAATagattcacaaaaaccaaaagaaaagaacacaagcataataaaaaagaaaactatcaaaccacaaaaggaaaaagaaaaagaaatgaataaagaggaaatacaaaatcaactggaaaacaaggtttaaaatggcaataaatacatatctttcaataattaccttaaatgtcaatggactaaatgctccaatccaAAGAtacagagtggcagattggactttaaaaaaaagagcctacaatatgctgcctacaaaagATCCACATTACGGTGAAGGacacacagattgaaagtgaggggatggaaaaacaaatttcatgcaggtggaaatgacaagaaagcaggggtagcaatactcatattaaacaaaatagactttaaaacaatggtcataaagattaaaaaaggacactatacaatgataaaaggagcaatataagatgaggatattatactcattaacatatatgtacccaatataggagcacctaaatacataaaacaaatattaacagatataaagggagaaatttatggaaataaaataacagtaggagactttaatacccacttacatcaatggacagttcttccagacagaaaatcaataagacaaCAGAGATTCTAAGTGATACAATACAACAGttatatttaattgatattttcaggacattacatccaaaaaaaccagaatacacattcttttgaaATGCACATTGAACATTCTCTAAGATTGAACATATACTAGGAcacaaaacaaacctcaacaaatttaagaggatagaaattatttcaagcatgttttctgaccacaacaacatgaaactagaaatcaaccacagaaagagataaaagaaaaaaattattacatgGAGATTAAATAACATGCTACTAGATAACCAATGAgttaatgaaatcaaagaagaaattttaaaataccttgagacaaatgacaatgaaaacacaaacacacaaaatatatgAGCTGCAGCAAAAGAAGTtcttagagggaagttcatagctataacaccttcctcaaaaaacaagaaaaatctcaaataaacattgTAACCTATCActtcaaagaattagaaaaaagaaggacaaacaaaaccctaagccagtggaaggaaggaaatagtgaagatcagagaggaagtaaatgaaatgaagatttttaaaaatagtaaaaaataaataaaaccaagaactggttctttgaaaggatAAATGAAATTGACACCTCTGGCTAagctcaccaagaaaaaaagagagaggacacaaataaataaaataagaaatgaaactggagaaataacaaccaataccacagaaatacagaaataaaaaagacagaatcatgaacacttacatgccaacaaatggataacctagaagaaatagataaggttctagaaacatacagcccaccaaaactgaatcaagaagaaacagataactgAACAGGCCAACTGCTAGAAGTGGAAAagaaactgtaattttttttaaaaaatccctgcaaacaaaagtcagggaccaaatggcttcactggggaattttaacaaacatacacaaaagaacttaaaccaatccttctcaaagtcttccaaaagactgaagaagaAGGAACACTCtgaaagtcattctatgaagccaccatcaccctgatgccaaaatcagacaaagacaaaccaacaaagaaaataaaaggccaatatctttgataaatatacatgcaaaaactctcaacaaaataatagcaaaccaaatccaacaacacattaaaaagattatacaccatgatcaagttggattcatcccagggtcacaaagatggttcaatatatgcaaataaaccaatgtgatataccacatcaacaaaagacaaaaaccacatgatcatctcaatagacgcagaaaaagtatttgataaaattcaacatccattcatgataaactcttgccaaagtgggtatacagggaacatacttgaacataataaaagctattaatgataaacccacagccaacataatactcaaggttgaaaagctgaaagccttcctgctaaaatctggaacatgaaaagaatgcccactctcatcacttctacccaacctagtattggaagtcctagacacagcaaccagacaagaaaaagaaagaaaagggatccaaattggaagagaagaggtaaaattgtcattatatgcagatgacatgatactatatatagaaaatcccaaaggctccaacaaaaactactagagctgataaaagaattcaacaaggtagcaggatacaagattaacatacagaagtcaattgtatttctttacactaacaatgaaatgtcagaaaaagaaagtaaagaaacaatcccttttaaaattgcatccaaaaaaaattaaatacttaggaataaatctgatcaaggaggtgaaagacttataggCTGAGAACTACAGAACATTGATAAAAGAagttaaagatgatttaaagaaatggaaagatatcccatgctcttggattggaaaaattaatattgttaaaatggccatactatctaaagcaatctatagatttaatgtgatccctatcaaattacccaggacacttttcacagaactagaacaaataatcctaaaatttatatggaatcacaaagttgccaaagcaatactaaaaaaaagaatgaagctggaggaataaacctcccagacttaagacaatactacagatctacagtcatcaaaacagcatgatattggtacaaaaacagacatatggatcaatggaacagaatagagaagccagaaataaacccacaaacttttggacaattaatctttgacaaaggaggcaagaacatacaatggagtaaagacagtctcttcagcaaacagtgttgggaagactggacagctgcatataaacagctcatacaacttaataacaacaacaacagaaacaaacaactcaatccaaaaatgagcagaagacctaaacaagcaattctccagtgaagacatacaaatggcaaataggcacatgaaaaaatgctcaatattgctaattatcagtatagctaattatcaaagaaatgcaaatcaaaactacaatgaggtatcacctcacaccagtcagaatggccatcattcaaaagtccacaaacagtaaatgctggagagggtgtagagaaaagggaacccatctacactgctggtgggaatgtagttcggtgcagccattatggaaaacagtatgg
It encodes the following:
- the LOC102537767 gene encoding olfactory receptor 2H1-like, producing the protein MLVNFWGPEKTISYIGCAVQLYVFLWLGATECVLLVVMALDRYVAVCHPLKYTTIMHPKLCLQLAIFAWGTGLIQSLIQSPATFQLPFCSHQTVDDIVCEVPALIQVSSADTIYVEIRMFVASIILLVVPLIIILASYGAVAKAVLRIKSTAGQKKAFGTCTSHLLVVSLFYGTVTAVYLQPKSRYAHEQGKFLTLFYTVVTPTLNPLIYTLRNKEVKGALKRLGRRAWDIQNN